The Oncorhynchus kisutch isolate 150728-3 linkage group LG10, Okis_V2, whole genome shotgun sequence region CTATTCGTAATTGTCTTCTATTTTCCTATCATAATTGTCTTATGATAGGAAAATGAATAGCTCCTGCATGCACACAAAAACGTCACAACTAACATGTCTCTCTTGTGTATCATTTCCATGCTTagtatagacccccccccccccccccccccccccccccgatttaATGTGGGGGTGTTAGCTTAGACTGAGTCATTGTCACTGGCCTATTTTGAACATTGTGCAATCCCAACTTCTGACTCACACACAAGCACAGCTTTGAAATATAATGACTGGtgacactttatttggatagagCATCTAGAGATGGTGTTTGTAattacagactatcagtaacatttcaactatctactaaccctacacctagctctaaccctaaccttaatccttctcctaaccctaaatgtagtcctaaccctaacctcaaccctaatcCTTTTTCTAAACCTCAACCTAAACGTAACCTCAGCACGCAGTTATTATGCCCATCAGTACGGTATCTAGAGATGGAAAAGCTGGACTATCCAAAATAAAGTGCGACAAAATGATTAGCTGACAGTATCTGTGTCAGGAATCTTGCTTCCATCCACATCTAACAACTGCATGAGGTTTGTATCGAGTCCCCAAAATATGTCCAGCTGAAAACATTTCTCTAAACATAGTACTTACTGGTATAGATTGTATCCGGTCATTTGCCTGCAAATTACCCTCCACTTATCACATATAAGGAAAACTATTCCCCAAAATCACAGTATTAATTTTCCGTCTGGAACACAACAACATCTCCTTTTCCTGTAACAGTGCCTGGGTAAACGAGATACCCTTTTTGGAAAATAGAGAGTCAAGACCATCTGCATCAATTTCCacaaatgaaaaatgtatgacAGCACACCACAGGATCTCTAATCACATCCCCTGCTTAGTTATTGTGGTTCTTGGCTCTTGTTTGCCATGTCCTTGGGCCTAGATTGAGGTTGGCTGGCGGGAGAACAGACCCACCTACCACAGCTCTCCATCGATGCTGGGTTTTTTGGCTAAGACAGAACAACAAACAGGTATGGTGGCAGTCCTAAAGGCTCTGAGATGATTAACCAAGTATAGTTCCTGAGATCAGGAATCAATTGCGCTGATATCTGGGGTTGTGATTTGAAAACAGAGCATCTGGACGCTGAGAAAGTAGGTAGCTCTATGTACCTGGGTTCATATCGATCACAGACTGAAGATACATAGTGACCTAGTTTGCTTCCTTCGCTAATTAACACAACGTCTAACAATCATAAATTTGTTACATGTGTTATTTACTGGTACAACAATAGCTTTTTCAGCGCTTGGAGAGACCGTGTAAAAAAAATTGCTGCCAATAGTCATAATAAGTACTGATCTGAATTTCCCTGAGACCTAGCTATGGGTGTGCATTGCAGCTCTCCTTTATGTCAAACTATCGTCTCAACCCTTGAGAAAACACATTTGCATGAACGCCATTCATAACAAACTTCATCATTACAGAAATATTCATTAAGAAAAGATCCTTCTTCCTCTTCAAAAAAAGAGAGCTATTGTCGAGTTGACGCAGCTACAGTACTAAAGCGATAGACGGAAACGGAGGATTCAAACCCTATGACTATGCAGCCTAAGCTACTGCCAGTGTGAAATGATTTGAAATAGGTCTAAATCCCTCACATGAAACAATACGTGCTCATGAGCTACTGTAGTAAAATAAGGAAATCCAATGAAGAAAGATAGTAGAAATGGAGCGAACAaagaatagagggaagacacaAATAGAGAAATGTGTTTCATGATGCTCCGTGTTTTCACATGTTTATACATTTTCCAAAAGCTGTGGCAGTTTGTTTATTAAGGAACCAGGTCCATTCCTCGGGCAAATCgagtgttgttgatggtgttAAAAAGCCCATAACCCACCTGGGATATAAAGCAATGTCAGCAAACTATGAGTCAACGTCTGACCCCGGTCAAGTTCAAAGTATCCAGAGAAATAGTCTATTCTCAAATCTGTCAGACAGGAACAAGAGGCCTGCCAGTCTAAACCAGACAGCTGATGTACAAAGTACACAGGGCGTGTAAAGCCTCCTCACTTCCCATCTTTatcatcacacagacagacagtagaccagACAAGACAGAGAAAAGCTTCATTTTACGCCCTTCAATCATGACAACAACAATTACAAGCTGTACTCGAACTGCCATCTTCTCCTGACAAAACATCTGAAAATAAATTGTTACGAAACATAAATTGATGGCCACTTGTAATCTCAGGGGTGGgggtagaggggggagaaggtTCATAACAAACTATTATGAAACATGACTGGTTTGTCATTTATAATTTCTGTAGGGGGTTCATCAGGGTGCTCACAGAGCCTAACACAGACCATCATCCGCTTAATGACGACACTTTGCATAAGCCTTTTAATTGTCCAGCTTTACTGACGTTCTCATTTATGGCTCCTGCCTTTTACATCATGTAAATACAACACAATTAGCAACTCTTCTCTATCCATCGGAGCGACAAACAGAGAACAAGCTGAGAGTGACCTCAACAATGTTTTGTTCCTATTCAGTGAGGTGCTGAGGGGTCACCTGTCTAGCTACTACTTGTGCTATACTATTTCTTCCCAGGCTCCCTCACTCCTAATTGGCGTCTCCTTCTATCGCTTGTGGAATGATTGAACAGTTTTATCGTATTCCATTACGGAAATGCAGCCTAAGAGGCAATCACGACTGCTTAATATCTCCACACAACCTGATGTCATTTCCAGATGTAATGTATGCAAGGGGAAGTGCCTGCCTTTAATGCTCCTTCATAATAATGTATAAAAATTGGTACATATAATGAATGTTAAGTACTTTACCTGGACGTTCTCCCGGAGGTCTGTGGCTTCCCTCAGAGGCTGGGTGGATGCCCTGAAGAGCTCGTCTACCACCTTGATACCGGTGGTCTTGCTGGAGGTGTACTCACGAGCCTTCTTGCCCTTCCTCACCGACAGGCCTCTCTTGTGGGCCTTGCCCCCTCCCCTTCTGTTGGTGATGGCCACATGTACGAACAGGGTACAGTTGGGTAGGAACTCCCCCGTCAGCGACTGCAAGGGGACATGCCTGTAGCCAGGCTGCAGACATTCAAAGGGGATTGTGTACTGGCCAATGAACTCGTCTCCGATGTAGTCGTCGTCCAGCACTACGAAGCGTAGCACCGCCAACTCCGGTAGGTTGATCTGGAACTCAAAGCTCTCGTCGAAGACGGGGTTGTCCCCGTTTTGAGAGACCGTCTTAGTCCTCTGCTCGGCGCAGTCAGCTGGGATGCCGTGGATCTCCGCATAGATGTAGGGTTCCACCACGTCTCCCTTTGCAGCGGAGCCCCTGGGCTTGGGCAGGTTCTGCCCGCTGATCACCTTGATGTGGAGAAGCTGGGCGGACACCCCTGGTAGGGATTCCCTGGCGTTGGCGCTGAAGTATGACACCTCCTCCCTCATGATGGCTGGTCGCAACACGTAGCCACAGTTCCCATTCTGCCTGAACCATCCCAGGTTGAGGTCCATCATCAGGCCCGGGGTCTGGTAGTTCATGGCTACAATCTGGCAACCACACTTCCAGAAGTCCTGGGGGTTCATGTTACTGGCGTCGATCCGCATCGGAGTGGGGTACACCCTGGAGAGAAAGCGCTTGTTGTAGCACACAAAGTCCTCGGGGAACTCGTTGGCGAACCTGTTGGCGTCGACCTCATTGAAAGAGCACATCTCCCAGTATTTCTGATCCCTCTTGGAGATGTCAAAGTCCCTGAACTGCactgacttacagagggagacCAGGTCTGACAGTTCCTTACACAGCCTCAGCCGTTTGCAGCCAAGGCCGTTGAGATGGTCCTTATCATCTGCCCCCACCCTCCTGGACATCTCCAGACCCTCCTCCTCATCAGTCACCTCCCCCTCTGACTCGGGGTAGTTTGGGGGCAGCCGCTTGCCCTTCAGCAGGATCTTACCCTTGAGTTCCTCTGGGGAGGGTAGGTAGTGGTCCTCTGAGCTGGGGGCATCCAAATACAGCTTGTCTCCAAGGATCTTCTTCATGTGCTGGGCCATGACCCTCTGCTGGGGGATACAGCAGTGTGTCACCAGGCAGAGGATGAGGGGGTACTCAGAGCTCTCAAATGCATACTGGTTTATAATATCCAAGACCTTGCAGAGGGCTAGCTGAGATGCCACCGAGTTCCCCACGTACACCACAGGTTCGTTGTCCGGGCCGTCCCACACAATGACCTCCAGGCTGCGGCAGCCCATCTTCAGGGCCCGGATGTAGCTGCTGATGTCGGAGGAGCCCCAGAAGTGGTCCTCGAGGAGGGAGGCGTTGTGCGAAGAGTTGATGTAGTAGTGGGAGAGCGGCTGGCTCATGTCCTGACACACCCGCTTGTGCTGGGGGTCGAAAATGTGACActctgaggagaggaggtagtgcGTGAAGCCATCAATGGAGAGGCTGGCCTTCTCCCGGCCCTCGGCGGACGGCTCGTACTTCTGGACGATGCCCCGGCACATGTCCTCCGTCACGCCCTCCATGCCCTGCTCCACCTCCACAAACAGCATCAGGTCCTTGCTGTCCAGGTACTCCTTGTTGCTGGAGAACTGCACCAGCAGGAAGAAGATCTCTGGCCTCGTGCACAGCTCGCAGTAGGCCTCCACAAAGGTTTCCATGTCAATGTCCTCCCCATACTGGTCTTTGGCCTTCTGGAGCTCCTTGAACTTCAGCTCTATCCGGGACTCCTTCATGCCCGGATTGAGCCCCCTGATGATCTGGGTGGCCCTGAACAGGTCGATGTGGCCATTCCTCTCCATGTCAGCCAGCTCAAACACCGATCCGATCCAGGAGGTCCTCAGACTGGGCTGGCTAGGCTCAACCACATCTACCGTGTGCCTCCCGTAGGAGACCAAGTAGCGGAGGCCCATCACCCAGGTGCTGACCACATCAGCTGTGCTGGCCACCAGGTCCAGAGACTCATAGTTGTCCCCGTAGATGATGGAGAAAGCACACTCGTCTGGGAACTGGTCGGACAGGCCATTGCTGCGCAGCACAGGGGTCTTCTTCCCCAGACGGACCTCCTTGATGCTCTTGATCTCCAACTTGGCTTTCTCTGAGTCCTTCTTGGAGGGCTCCCAGCGGAGCCAGTGCATGTCCGGGTCCAGGAGGAAGTAGCGGTTGTACATGCGCGAGTTGGAGCGCACCTTCTTCATCTCGCAGCCCTCCATCATGAAGGCCATGCAGGCGGCTGTGCTGTTGATCTTACGGTCGTTGGGCATGGAGCTGAAGGAGACAGTCTTCTTCTGCCTCACCTGCCTCTGCTTGGAGCCATCCTGgagagagtgaacgagagagagagatcgagagagagagagagagagagagagagagagagagatggagagagagcgttAGCAACACATTGACTTTTCTCATTCCAAACACATCCACATAAAACAGATTGATGAGACTGATATATAACTTTGATGACATAAGCCAGGAGAGTCAAAAACTAGggagacagagcagagcagaccttTCATCGCAAGGAGAGTTTACACCTACGTGGATGGATGTGTACACTGTGGACACAAAGTTTCAACACAGACTGTCCCTGTGCTGCTGGCAGGTAAAGATGGATCTGATTTACCTCCCTCTAAGTTCTGCTAAACCACACTGGTCCTGACAGCAGGCATTAATAACCAGTCATCAGAAGACCAGTTATGGAGGACATGGTAGGCATTTCTGTTTTCACGCAGCCGCCACCTTCCTTCCCCTGCTCACCCCTCACCAAGCCAAGCCCCCGGAGGCTTGGTCATTAGTGCCAGCCCAGTGCCATGGACGCCCCATGCCGTGCCTGCTCTGACACCTGACTGCCGGAAGAAATAACTAAATCAATGCTATTTTAAACAGATTCCTAACATTGTGCAACACAAAGACATTGGCCTTTTGGATGATACTCAGATGCATGTTTAAAATGTATATTTCCTTGTCTGATTATTCAGCTCCCAGTTTACATTGTGTAACTGCGTGGTGAAGGCTCCCACGGTCTCTCCTCAAGACAAATGGTAATATAATGCAGGCCGTACGAGGACTGTTTCCATTTAGAAGTGCAGCACTCAGTTTAATGATAGGACTATGAGGCAGCGGATTCCATTTTGTTTTGGCTCATGTTTCAATAGTGTAATTCCTCAAACACTCCTAAGGGCCTTCAAAACTCATTTCCAAACTACAATAGAGCTGCAAATGAGATTCTGATATTTTTCTTattgcacactcacaggactctacacattcacacacacagatattgattactgcattgttagaataagagcttgcaagaaaggcttTTCACTGTACTTGagcacgtgacattaaaactaGAAACTTATCAGGGGGGGGATTCATTAACTTTGTATATTCATTTCCTTGTTAGAGGCAGACAACAGGCACTAGCAGAGCCTGTCTGCAATATTTGCAAAGCCCAGTGCACTTCTAATTAGTCTTATCTCCCTCAGTAACTCCTGGGCAGCTCTGGATCCTTACAGATTATAagactgggggagacagagataatgagagagagataaacagagagaaatagaaagacagagacaggcaaAGAGGCTCCATACCTCCTGCCAAGAAATGGGGAAAGGTTCATTGTAACTGGCTTTCAGACCTACcactgtacagtatagtagatATTGTCTAATATCCCTATTGGACCTGTGTACTAAGATGGAGtgagataacacacacagacacagggaatAATGACATCTGTGACACTAACTATTCCAAATGTGTATGAGTCTGTACATCTCCTTACTGAAAGATAAAGTGGGAATCGACTTGTAAGAGGTTTTCATGAAGGCACATCAGACATAACGAGCTATCGGCTTGTCACTTGCCATCGACTTAACTGAGCTCCAAAATCTTTCATGACACTAAATGGCGGAAAGATACTTAATCTAGCTCACTCACGTTCTACTGTCTGTGAATCTGAACTTTTTGTGAATCCTCTCTATTTGAATAAGTCTAAACTCTGAGACTTTACTTTGTGTTTTGGGAGGGAATAAGGTCACAAGGTCATCCAGGAGTGTGTATGTatgcccctcccctccccacctcagCAGATGCTTGTACAGACCTGACAAATCCCCCCCCAGAGCAAAGCCATCCATCTTACACCTGACAGGCAATAGCAGACGATGCCTGATGCGAAATCACGATTTCTCCGAAAAACAAGCATATCTCCGTGAAAtgtcaacagagtactgagtgtAATGCATGcttttttattttcaaagcctttAACATTTAATTCAGCTTGTGTCATGTTCATATTTTTTTTTGAGACCCACGGAAACAACTTTCATATGACCACCACGACATGTCAAATCCTCAAAGTGCCGCCACTTTGTCAACAGAGCTCTGTTCTTATTATCGGATGTATTAGGTTACAGAATCCGACTTCTTGGACATAATGTTAGTGATATGTTAGGGAAAGACCCCACTGAACGACTCAGAacatatttgtcttggtaaaatacattttataacaTAGGGAAGTGAAATTTCACCAAAG contains the following coding sequences:
- the LOC109898421 gene encoding inactive phospholipase C-like protein 2 is translated as MMAGAHASEAVSGHLLNPTIAASPAQDSTQIAGLNNNDATVLPPTGTRAYLDISAAAFAHGHPVYGAEGVYTNGRYMDHGSPRTGSSSRDNSAERSHGGVNTPCGIMKDGSKQRQVRQKKTVSFSSMPNDRKINSTAACMAFMMEGCEMKKVRSNSRMYNRYFLLDPDMHWLRWEPSKKDSEKAKLEIKSIKEVRLGKKTPVLRSNGLSDQFPDECAFSIIYGDNYESLDLVASTADVVSTWVMGLRYLVSYGRHTVDVVEPSQPSLRTSWIGSVFELADMERNGHIDLFRATQIIRGLNPGMKESRIELKFKELQKAKDQYGEDIDMETFVEAYCELCTRPEIFFLLVQFSSNKEYLDSKDLMLFVEVEQGMEGVTEDMCRGIVQKYEPSAEGREKASLSIDGFTHYLLSSECHIFDPQHKRVCQDMSQPLSHYYINSSHNASLLEDHFWGSSDISSYIRALKMGCRSLEVIVWDGPDNEPVVYVGNSVASQLALCKVLDIINQYAFESSEYPLILCLVTHCCIPQQRVMAQHMKKILGDKLYLDAPSSEDHYLPSPEELKGKILLKGKRLPPNYPESEGEVTDEEEGLEMSRRVGADDKDHLNGLGCKRLRLCKELSDLVSLCKSVQFRDFDISKRDQKYWEMCSFNEVDANRFANEFPEDFVCYNKRFLSRVYPTPMRIDASNMNPQDFWKCGCQIVAMNYQTPGLMMDLNLGWFRQNGNCGYVLRPAIMREEVSYFSANARESLPGVSAQLLHIKVISGQNLPKPRGSAAKGDVVEPYIYAEIHGIPADCAEQRTKTVSQNGDNPVFDESFEFQINLPELAVLRFVVLDDDYIGDEFIGQYTIPFECLQPGYRHVPLQSLTGEFLPNCTLFVHVAITNRRGGGKAHKRGLSVRKGKKAREYTSSKTTGIKVVDELFRASTQPLREATDLRENVQNAMVSFKELCGLTPAANMKQCILTVSTWLMNSERALRVTVDLSQAYPTMEAQGPVPELLRKVLNAYDMMIQTSRTLIESADVVYSKLTQAQRAGLDFHVDLHRIGAKEGLKGRKLHKAMESYAWNITVLKGQADLLKHAKSEALDTLRQIHCATQSCGLSKNGATSPQLQHHPLQAQAPYQAQPHHPPQPHHLQPQAQTQPQAQPLSQHLAEPQAEAQPQLQAQLHTQPHPLSQRPLLPPLPPQPPQYRAAGSHDAISENETASDGSC